In Propionicimonas paludicola, a single window of DNA contains:
- a CDS encoding glycine--tRNA ligase: MASRLENVISLTKRRGFVYPCGEIYGGTRAAWDYGPYGVELKENIKRQWWRAVVQGRDDVVGLDSSIILPKQVWVASGHVGVFSDPLTECLSCHKRFRSDQLEEAFEFKKGRKPESLAEINCPECGNLGQFTEPRDFNMMLKTYLGVIEDESGLHYLRPETAQGIFVNYKNVENTSRQKIPFGIGQVGKSFRNEITPGNFIFRTREFEQMEMEFFVKPGTDEEWHQHWIDARTDWYTDLGLSRDNLRLYEHPKEKLSHYSKRTVDIEYNFGFTGGDGWGELEGIANRTDFDLGTHSKHSGVDLTYFEQASGERYLPYVIEPAAGLTRSLMAFLVESYTEDEAPNTKGGVDVRTVLKLDPRLSPVKVAVLPLSRNADLSPKARDLSAELRKYWNIEFDDAQAIGRRYRRQDEIGTPYCVTIDFDTLEDQAVTVRERDTMSQERVALDQLRGYLAARLPGC; this comes from the coding sequence GTGGCCAGCCGCTTGGAGAATGTGATCAGCCTGACCAAGCGCAGGGGCTTTGTTTACCCCTGCGGTGAGATCTACGGCGGAACCCGGGCGGCCTGGGACTACGGTCCCTACGGCGTCGAGCTCAAGGAGAACATCAAGCGCCAGTGGTGGCGCGCGGTCGTCCAGGGCCGTGACGACGTGGTCGGCCTCGACTCGTCCATCATCTTGCCCAAGCAGGTCTGGGTTGCCTCCGGCCACGTCGGCGTCTTCTCCGACCCGCTGACCGAGTGCCTGTCCTGCCACAAGCGGTTCCGCTCCGACCAGCTGGAAGAGGCCTTCGAGTTCAAGAAGGGCCGCAAGCCCGAGAGCCTGGCCGAGATCAACTGCCCCGAATGCGGCAACCTGGGCCAGTTCACCGAGCCCCGCGACTTCAACATGATGCTGAAGACCTACCTCGGCGTGATCGAGGACGAGTCCGGGCTGCACTACCTGCGTCCGGAGACCGCCCAGGGCATCTTCGTGAACTACAAGAACGTCGAGAACACCTCCCGGCAGAAGATCCCGTTCGGCATCGGCCAGGTCGGCAAGAGCTTCCGCAACGAGATCACCCCCGGCAACTTCATCTTCCGGACCCGCGAGTTCGAGCAGATGGAGATGGAGTTCTTCGTCAAGCCCGGCACCGACGAGGAGTGGCACCAGCACTGGATCGACGCGCGCACCGATTGGTACACCGATCTGGGGCTCAGCCGGGACAACCTGCGGCTCTATGAGCACCCCAAGGAGAAGCTGTCCCACTACTCCAAGCGGACCGTCGACATCGAGTACAACTTCGGCTTCACCGGTGGTGACGGCTGGGGCGAGCTGGAGGGCATCGCCAACCGCACCGACTTCGACCTGGGCACCCACTCCAAGCACTCCGGGGTGGACCTGACCTACTTCGAGCAGGCCAGCGGCGAGCGCTACCTGCCCTATGTGATCGAGCCGGCCGCCGGCCTGACCCGGTCGCTGATGGCCTTCCTGGTCGAGTCCTACACCGAGGACGAGGCTCCCAACACCAAGGGCGGCGTGGACGTCCGGACGGTGCTGAAGCTGGATCCGCGGCTGTCCCCGGTGAAGGTGGCCGTGCTGCCGCTGTCCCGTAACGCCGATCTCTCGCCGAAGGCCCGCGACCTGTCCGCGGAGCTGCGCAAGTACTGGAACATCGAGTTCGACGATGCCCAGGCGATCGGTCGCCGTTACCGCCGCCAGGACGAGATTGGTACCCCGTACTGCGTGACCATCGACTTCGACACTCTTGAGGATCAGGCAGTCACCGTCCGCGAGCGCGACACGATGAGCCAGGAGCGGGTGGCGCTGGATCAGCTGCGTGGCTACCTGGCCGCTCGGCTGCCGGGCTGCTGA
- the mmsB gene encoding multiple monosaccharide ABC transporter permease — MTETLAPAKPATAGLRELLTRNLRQSGIAIAFAVVFLAASIASPNFLSPGNISNIVQQYSYILILAMGMLLVIVAAQIDLSVGSVVALTGAVAAVVVIKMHMPWYMGVLAALLVGLLVGVWHGFWVAFVGIPGFIVTLGGMLIFRGLTYQVLNSISLSPFGGTYYEINNGFQNGLLGGNGIDVFTLLVFGIGALVFAYLQWRTRQGRLAYQQSVESLPLFIGKLVLIAVVVMWLGFELASHRGLPNVLVLVLVLFVVYSVLSQRSVFGRHVYAIGGNLNAAQLSGVRVRRINFWIFVNMGLLSAVAGIVYSSRMNAAQPGAGNGLELDAIAACFIGGASTTGGIGRVGGAMIGGLLMAVISNIMSLLGWQMQLQSVAKGIVLLLAVAFDLWNRRRSEVAA, encoded by the coding sequence ATGACCGAAACGCTCGCCCCCGCCAAGCCGGCCACGGCTGGCCTCCGGGAGCTTCTGACTCGGAACCTACGCCAGAGCGGCATCGCGATCGCATTCGCGGTGGTGTTCCTGGCAGCCTCGATCGCGAGCCCGAACTTCCTGTCGCCGGGCAACATCAGCAACATCGTCCAGCAGTACTCCTACATCCTCATCCTGGCCATGGGCATGCTGCTGGTCATCGTTGCCGCCCAGATCGACCTGTCGGTCGGCTCGGTGGTCGCGCTGACCGGCGCGGTCGCCGCAGTCGTGGTGATCAAGATGCACATGCCCTGGTACATGGGTGTGCTGGCCGCCCTTCTGGTCGGCCTGCTGGTCGGCGTCTGGCACGGGTTCTGGGTGGCCTTCGTCGGCATCCCGGGCTTCATCGTGACCCTGGGCGGCATGCTCATCTTCCGCGGCCTGACCTACCAGGTGCTCAACTCGATCTCGCTGTCCCCGTTCGGCGGCACCTACTACGAGATCAACAACGGGTTCCAGAACGGCCTGCTCGGTGGCAACGGAATCGACGTCTTCACCCTGCTGGTCTTCGGGATCGGTGCCCTGGTCTTCGCCTATCTGCAGTGGCGGACCCGCCAGGGCCGGCTCGCCTACCAGCAGAGCGTGGAGTCGCTGCCGCTGTTCATCGGCAAGCTGGTTCTGATCGCGGTCGTGGTGATGTGGCTCGGCTTCGAGCTCGCCTCGCACCGTGGCCTGCCCAACGTGCTGGTGCTGGTGCTGGTCCTCTTCGTTGTCTACTCGGTGCTCAGCCAGCGCTCGGTGTTCGGCCGTCACGTCTACGCGATCGGCGGCAACCTCAACGCCGCCCAGCTGTCGGGCGTCCGGGTTCGCCGGATCAACTTCTGGATCTTCGTGAACATGGGCCTGCTCTCGGCAGTGGCCGGCATCGTCTACTCGTCCCGAATGAATGCTGCTCAGCCCGGCGCCGGCAACGGCCTCGAGCTGGACGCCATCGCCGCCTGCTTCATCGGTGGCGCATCGACCACCGGTGGCATCGGACGCGTCGGCGGCGCGATGATCGGCGGTCTGCTGATGGCCGTGATCAGCAACATCATGTCGCTGCTCGGCTGGCAGATGCAGCTGCAGTCGGTCGCCAAGGGCATCGTCCTGCTGCTCGCCGTGGCCTTCGACCTGTGGAACCGGCGTCGTTCCGAGGTCGCTGCCTGA
- a CDS encoding metal ABC transporter ATP-binding protein: MQLDQPGSVISTESLLVELGGLPILREVSVAVGSGELTALMGGNGSGKTTLVRALLGLIPHQRGTITLFGTPLESFRDWHRVGYVPQRGAVVIKQATVREVVSSGRLAHRRAFRPLSPRDHAQIEAALTEVGLLERANTPFIELSGGQQQRVLIARALATEAELLVMDEPFAGVDLRVQDELAELIGRLNAAGTTVLVVLHETGALAPLLTNSIVLREGRVIHTGAPPEHPAPHHDSPGLTRPRLMTGIGEGVA, translated from the coding sequence ATGCAGCTAGACCAGCCGGGCTCGGTGATCAGCACCGAGTCACTGCTGGTCGAGTTGGGTGGCTTGCCCATCCTGCGCGAGGTATCAGTGGCGGTCGGCTCGGGAGAGCTGACCGCCCTGATGGGCGGTAACGGCTCGGGCAAGACCACCCTGGTCCGAGCCCTGCTCGGGCTGATTCCCCATCAGCGCGGCACCATCACTCTGTTCGGAACCCCGCTGGAGAGCTTCCGCGATTGGCACCGGGTCGGCTACGTCCCTCAGCGCGGCGCAGTGGTGATCAAGCAGGCCACCGTGCGCGAGGTGGTCTCCTCGGGGCGGCTTGCCCACCGGCGCGCGTTCCGTCCGCTCAGTCCGCGCGATCACGCGCAGATCGAGGCTGCACTCACCGAGGTCGGCCTGCTGGAGCGGGCCAACACACCATTCATCGAGCTCTCCGGCGGCCAGCAGCAGCGGGTTCTGATCGCTCGCGCGCTGGCCACCGAGGCGGAGCTGCTGGTGATGGACGAGCCGTTCGCCGGCGTCGATCTGCGGGTGCAGGACGAACTGGCCGAACTGATCGGACGACTCAACGCCGCCGGCACCACCGTCTTGGTGGTCCTCCACGAGACCGGCGCCCTGGCTCCCCTGCTGACCAACTCGATCGTGCTGCGCGAGGGACGAGTCATCCACACCGGCGCTCCGCCCGAACACCCCGCCCCCCACCACGATTCGCCCGGCCTCACCCGTCCGCGGCTGATGACCGGCATCGGCGAGGGAGTCGCCTGA
- the mmsA gene encoding multiple monosaccharide ABC transporter ATP-binding protein gives MNQILQMRSITKEFPGVKALSDVTLTVDKGEIHAICGENGAGKSTLMKVLSGVYPHGSYKGEIYFEGEEVRFSSINDSEAKGIVIIHQELALVPYLSVAENLFLGNEVKGIGGLIDWNKANHEAAQLMARVGLHENPTTPVSQLGVGKQQLIEIAKALSKDVKLLILDEPTAALNDTDSEHLLELIRQLKAEGITSIVISHKLNEIAAIADNTTIIRDGRTIETMDMSDPTATQERMIRGMVGRDLEHRYPERTPSIGAPVLEVEDWTVYHPTQPGRLIIDKASFNVRAGEVVGIAGLMGAGRTELAMSLFGHSYGRDISGQVKMHGKVVDTGTVSSAITAGIAYCTEDRKRFGLNLLDDVRHNISAAGIFKLAKNGWVNSNEELKVAEDYRASLNIKTPTVMALAGKLSGGNQQKVVLSKWLYTDPDVLILDEPTRGIDVGAKYEIYTIINRMVAEGKAVVVISSELPELLGICDRIYTIAYGRMTGELPVAEATQHTLMELMTVERGAALPAKNGKNVLAEAARSGAEQPSDMELKGLN, from the coding sequence ATGAACCAGATTCTTCAGATGCGTTCGATCACCAAGGAGTTCCCCGGAGTCAAGGCCCTTTCGGACGTGACTTTGACGGTGGACAAGGGTGAAATCCACGCCATCTGCGGCGAGAACGGCGCCGGCAAGTCCACTCTGATGAAGGTGCTCAGCGGCGTGTACCCGCACGGCAGCTACAAGGGTGAGATCTACTTCGAGGGCGAAGAAGTGCGCTTCTCGTCGATCAACGATTCCGAAGCCAAGGGAATCGTCATCATCCACCAGGAACTCGCGCTGGTGCCCTACCTCTCGGTCGCCGAGAACCTCTTCCTCGGCAACGAGGTCAAGGGAATCGGTGGCCTGATCGACTGGAACAAGGCCAACCACGAGGCCGCTCAGCTGATGGCTCGAGTCGGACTCCACGAGAACCCCACCACGCCGGTCTCCCAGCTCGGTGTGGGCAAGCAGCAACTCATCGAGATCGCCAAGGCACTGTCCAAGGACGTGAAGCTGCTGATCCTCGATGAGCCGACTGCGGCGCTGAACGACACCGACTCCGAGCATCTGCTCGAACTGATTCGGCAGCTGAAGGCCGAAGGCATCACCTCGATCGTCATCTCGCACAAGCTGAATGAGATCGCGGCGATCGCCGACAACACCACGATCATCCGCGACGGCCGGACGATCGAGACCATGGACATGTCCGACCCCACGGCCACCCAGGAGCGGATGATCCGCGGCATGGTCGGCCGTGATCTGGAGCACCGCTATCCCGAGCGGACCCCGAGCATCGGAGCCCCGGTCCTCGAAGTGGAGGACTGGACGGTCTATCACCCGACTCAGCCGGGACGGCTGATCATCGACAAGGCGAGCTTCAATGTGCGCGCCGGCGAGGTGGTCGGCATCGCCGGACTGATGGGCGCCGGACGCACCGAGCTGGCCATGAGCCTGTTCGGCCACTCCTACGGTCGCGACATCTCCGGTCAGGTGAAGATGCACGGCAAGGTCGTCGACACCGGGACCGTCTCGTCCGCGATCACTGCGGGAATCGCCTACTGCACCGAGGACCGCAAGCGGTTCGGACTGAACCTTCTCGACGACGTGCGACACAACATCTCCGCAGCCGGCATCTTCAAGCTGGCCAAGAACGGTTGGGTCAACAGCAATGAGGAACTCAAGGTCGCCGAGGACTACCGGGCCAGCTTGAACATCAAGACCCCGACGGTGATGGCCCTGGCCGGAAAGCTCTCCGGCGGCAACCAGCAGAAGGTCGTGCTGAGCAAGTGGCTGTACACCGATCCGGACGTGCTGATTCTCGACGAGCCGACCCGAGGCATCGACGTCGGCGCGAAGTACGAGATCTACACGATCATCAACCGGATGGTGGCCGAGGGTAAGGCGGTCGTGGTGATCTCCTCCGAGCTGCCCGAACTGCTCGGCATCTGCGATCGCATCTACACCATCGCCTACGGACGGATGACCGGTGAGCTGCCGGTGGCTGAGGCCACCCAGCACACGCTGATGGAGCTCATGACCGTGGAGCGCGGAGCCGCGCTTCCGGCCAAGAACGGCAAGAACGTGTTGGCTGAGGCGGCGCGGAGCGGCGCCGAGCAGCCCTCGGATATGGAACTGAAGGGACTCAACTGA
- a CDS encoding antibiotic biosynthesis monooxygenase family protein, with translation MLVVSRFRVPSEVGGFVDAATAAAERFRSSAGCQSAEVVQNLDEPELWALVSSWADVGSYRRAFNGTEAKLVLIPLLSLAIDEPSAYDEPNQVGLNRPRGTLG, from the coding sequence GTGCTGGTGGTGAGCAGATTCCGGGTGCCGAGCGAGGTCGGCGGCTTCGTGGATGCAGCGACGGCTGCGGCCGAGAGGTTCCGCTCGTCGGCGGGCTGCCAGTCGGCCGAGGTGGTGCAGAACCTGGACGAGCCCGAGCTGTGGGCGCTGGTCAGCAGCTGGGCCGATGTCGGCTCCTACCGCAGGGCATTCAACGGCACCGAGGCGAAGCTGGTGCTGATTCCGCTGCTCTCGTTGGCCATCGACGAGCCCAGCGCCTACGACGAGCCCAATCAGGTCGGCCTGAACCGCCCGCGTGGGACGCTAGGCTAG
- the dusB gene encoding tRNA dihydrouridine synthase DusB — protein MTEPLVLRAPSGGTLEVPLPVVLAPMAGITNAAYRQLCREQGAGLYVAEMITSRGVVERIPKTFDMLRFGADETVRSVQLYGVEPKVIAGATEILCAEFGVNHVDLNFGCPVPKVTRRGGGGVLPWKRDRLAAILKATVAAADRYGVPVTMKTRMGIDADHLTYLDAGKIAEDAGCAAIALHGRTVQQAYSGHADWDAITALVEAVRIPVLGNGDIWEASDALAMVEQTGCAGVVVGRGCLGRPWLFRDLADAFTGSDQRTLPTLGEVAAMVRRHAELLAGLYGEKHGLTDLRKHMAWYFKGFGVGGELRRGLAMVSSFAELDALLAQLEADQPFPAVDLGAPRGRQGTPREHVVLPYGWLDSQVLGDADLSAAESDASGG, from the coding sequence ATGACCGAGCCGCTGGTTCTGCGCGCGCCCTCGGGCGGCACTCTGGAGGTGCCGCTGCCGGTGGTGCTCGCTCCCATGGCCGGGATCACCAATGCGGCCTATCGGCAGCTGTGCCGCGAGCAGGGCGCCGGCCTCTATGTGGCCGAGATGATCACCTCGCGGGGCGTGGTGGAGCGGATCCCCAAGACCTTCGACATGCTCCGGTTCGGGGCGGACGAGACTGTCCGCTCGGTGCAGCTGTATGGCGTCGAGCCGAAGGTGATCGCCGGTGCCACCGAGATTCTGTGCGCGGAGTTCGGGGTCAACCACGTCGATTTGAACTTCGGCTGCCCGGTCCCCAAGGTGACCCGGCGTGGTGGGGGAGGCGTGCTGCCCTGGAAGCGGGACCGGCTGGCCGCCATCCTGAAGGCCACGGTGGCCGCCGCCGATCGCTACGGCGTCCCGGTCACCATGAAGACCCGGATGGGGATCGACGCCGATCATCTGACCTACCTGGACGCCGGCAAGATCGCCGAGGACGCGGGCTGTGCGGCCATTGCCTTGCACGGGCGCACCGTCCAGCAGGCCTACTCCGGCCATGCCGACTGGGACGCCATCACGGCCCTGGTCGAGGCGGTCCGCATTCCGGTGCTCGGCAACGGCGACATCTGGGAGGCCAGTGATGCGCTGGCCATGGTCGAACAGACCGGCTGTGCAGGAGTGGTGGTCGGTCGCGGCTGCCTGGGCCGTCCCTGGCTGTTCCGGGACCTGGCCGACGCCTTCACCGGCTCCGACCAGCGCACCCTGCCGACCCTCGGCGAGGTGGCCGCCATGGTCCGTCGCCACGCCGAACTGCTGGCCGGACTGTACGGCGAGAAGCACGGGCTGACCGACCTGCGCAAGCACATGGCCTGGTACTTCAAGGGCTTCGGAGTCGGCGGCGAGCTGCGCCGCGGGCTGGCCATGGTGTCCTCCTTCGCCGAACTGGACGCTCTGCTGGCCCAGTTGGAGGCCGATCAGCCATTCCCGGCCGTCGATCTGGGCGCCCCCCGTGGGCGCCAAGGAACCCCGAGGGAGCACGTGGTCCTGCCCTACGGCTGGCTGGACTCCCAGGTGTTGGGTGACGCCGACCTCAGCGCGGCCGAGTCGGACGCGTCCGGCGGCTGA
- the chvE gene encoding multiple monosaccharide ABC transporter substrate-binding protein: MRRFGLAIISIVTALTLAACGGTGAGGGATPAGSAPASSAAAPAGDTLVGVAMPTQTSERWIADGKAVKEGLEKAGYKVDLQYANDDIPTQTQQIDAMITGGAKLLIIAAIDGTALTSQLETAASKGIKVISYDRLIRDSQNVDFYVSFDNYKVGVAQANALLFGLGVTDKDGKATGKAAKGQDIEMFAGSLDDNNAHFFWNGAQDTLKPFIADGTLVVKSKQTTIEQAATLRWLQETAQKRMEDLLTSTYGGKGTGLKGVLSPYDGISRGIITALQGVGMGPSIKDGLPVVTGQDAEIASVKLIADGVQQSTIFKDTRKLAAEAVKASQDFLSGKTPEANNTKDYNNGKKVVPSFLLEVDTVYADNIQSLLVDSGYWTAEEVKSGVAK, encoded by the coding sequence ATGCGACGCTTTGGACTAGCGATCATCAGCATCGTTACCGCACTTACCCTGGCCGCCTGTGGCGGCACCGGTGCCGGCGGCGGGGCAACCCCTGCCGGTAGTGCACCCGCCTCTTCTGCAGCCGCACCCGCTGGGGACACCCTGGTGGGCGTGGCCATGCCGACTCAGACTTCCGAGCGCTGGATCGCTGACGGCAAGGCCGTCAAGGAAGGCCTCGAGAAGGCCGGCTACAAGGTCGACCTGCAGTACGCCAACGACGACATCCCAACTCAGACCCAGCAGATCGACGCCATGATCACCGGTGGCGCCAAGCTGCTGATCATTGCCGCGATCGACGGCACCGCCCTGACCTCGCAGCTGGAGACCGCTGCTTCCAAGGGCATCAAGGTCATCTCCTATGACCGCCTGATCCGCGACAGCCAGAACGTCGACTTCTACGTCAGCTTCGACAACTACAAGGTTGGCGTGGCACAGGCGAACGCTCTGCTGTTCGGCCTCGGCGTGACCGACAAGGACGGCAAGGCCACCGGCAAGGCCGCCAAGGGCCAGGACATCGAGATGTTCGCCGGCTCGCTGGACGACAACAACGCGCACTTCTTCTGGAATGGCGCACAGGACACCCTGAAGCCCTTCATCGCTGACGGCACCCTGGTTGTGAAGTCCAAGCAGACCACCATCGAGCAGGCCGCAACCCTGCGGTGGCTGCAGGAGACCGCTCAGAAGCGCATGGAAGACCTGCTCACCTCCACCTACGGTGGCAAGGGCACTGGCCTGAAGGGCGTTCTGTCGCCGTACGACGGCATCTCCCGCGGCATCATCACCGCTCTCCAGGGTGTTGGCATGGGCCCGTCGATCAAGGATGGCCTGCCGGTTGTTACCGGCCAGGACGCCGAGATCGCGTCGGTCAAGCTGATTGCCGATGGCGTTCAGCAGTCCACCATCTTCAAGGACACCCGCAAGCTCGCGGCCGAGGCCGTCAAGGCTTCGCAGGACTTCCTGAGTGGCAAGACTCCTGAGGCCAACAACACCAAGGATTACAACAACGGCAAGAAGGTCGTCCCGTCCTTCCTGCTCGAGGTCGACACCGTGTACGCCGACAACATTCAGTCCCTGCTGGTCGATTCCGGCTACTGGACCGCTGAAGAGGTCAAGTCCGGCGTCGCTAAGTAA
- a CDS encoding metal ABC transporter permease codes for MDILSLVFIQRALIAAVLAGITSPAIGSYIVQRRLSLLGDGLGHVAIAGVGLALATGTAPLPMAVIVAILGAVVIELLRESGKASADVAMAILFYGGLATGVLLAGLVGQGTGNLGNYLFGSLLTVSPGDLWLILGLAILVLAAAIGLMPQLFAVCTDEAFAKVLGLRVRAYNLLIVILAAITVTVSMRTVGLLMVSALMVVPVATANNLLVGFRRSFALALGLGVVAAVGGVIGSYYLNAAPGSLIVVLTIIGFIISVPLGNWLRSRRAAPVIETVDPEPLPHEATQPHQSHEHGPGCGHLALTHGDHTDYVHDGHRHAPHGDHYDEH; via the coding sequence ATGGACATCCTGAGCCTCGTCTTCATCCAGCGGGCCCTGATCGCCGCCGTCCTGGCCGGCATCACCTCGCCGGCCATCGGCAGCTACATCGTGCAACGACGGCTGAGCCTCCTCGGCGACGGCCTGGGCCACGTTGCCATCGCCGGGGTCGGCCTGGCCCTGGCCACCGGGACGGCGCCGCTACCGATGGCGGTGATCGTGGCCATCCTCGGCGCGGTCGTGATCGAGTTGCTGCGTGAGTCCGGCAAGGCCAGCGCCGACGTGGCCATGGCCATCCTGTTCTACGGCGGCCTGGCCACCGGCGTCCTGCTGGCCGGGCTGGTCGGCCAGGGCACCGGAAACCTCGGCAACTACCTGTTCGGATCACTGCTCACCGTCAGCCCGGGCGACCTGTGGCTGATCCTCGGCCTGGCCATCCTGGTCCTGGCGGCCGCGATCGGGCTGATGCCGCAACTGTTCGCGGTCTGCACCGATGAGGCCTTCGCCAAGGTGCTGGGACTGCGGGTGCGGGCGTACAACCTGCTGATCGTGATCCTGGCCGCCATCACCGTGACAGTCTCGATGCGCACCGTGGGGCTGTTGATGGTGTCGGCGCTGATGGTGGTTCCGGTCGCCACCGCCAACAACTTGCTGGTCGGCTTCCGACGATCGTTCGCGCTGGCTCTCGGCCTGGGGGTGGTCGCGGCGGTCGGCGGAGTGATCGGGTCCTACTACCTGAACGCAGCCCCCGGCTCGCTGATCGTCGTTCTCACGATCATCGGCTTCATCATCAGCGTCCCGTTGGGCAACTGGCTGCGGTCGCGCCGGGCGGCACCGGTGATCGAGACCGTCGATCCCGAGCCACTGCCTCACGAGGCCACCCAGCCGCACCAGAGCCATGAGCACGGGCCGGGCTGTGGACACCTGGCGCTGACCCATGGCGATCACACCGACTATGTCCACGACGGCCACCGGCACGCCCCCCATGGAGACCACTATGACGAGCACTAA
- a CDS encoding Fur family transcriptional regulator: MTSTNTPPRRTRQRAAVGTIMATLDEFRTAQEVHAMLRERDQAVGLATVYRTLQQMAESGQVDCIRTHDGQSAYRACSTGHHHHLTCRYCGKTVEITPPDFEEWTRQVARVHQFTEIQHELELFGRCAACAILAD; encoded by the coding sequence ATGACGAGCACTAACACCCCGCCCCGGCGGACCCGTCAACGAGCCGCCGTCGGCACCATCATGGCCACCCTGGACGAGTTCCGTACCGCCCAGGAAGTCCACGCCATGCTCCGCGAGCGCGACCAGGCGGTCGGGTTGGCCACCGTCTACCGCACCTTGCAGCAGATGGCCGAGTCCGGCCAGGTGGACTGCATCCGGACCCACGACGGCCAGTCGGCCTATCGCGCCTGCTCCACCGGCCATCACCACCACCTGACCTGCCGCTACTGCGGCAAGACCGTCGAGATCACGCCGCCGGACTTCGAAGAGTGGACCCGCCAGGTAGCCCGCGTCCATCAGTTCACCGAGATTCAGCACGAGCTGGAGCTCTTCGGCCGCTGCGCGGCCTGCGCCATCCTCGCCGACTGA
- a CDS encoding metal ABC transporter substrate-binding protein, whose product MKITQGARIAGLASAVVLLAGCTTGAPAATTSAASSGSAAAPTTTTLKLTVAAYPLEFLAQRIAGDSATVTNLTAPGAEPHDLELTAKQMADLGSSDALIYIAGFQAAVDDALKASPPKLAIDASTGLALLDPAAAEEGEAPKPGAHDPHIWLSPANMITMAKTVDTALSQAHPELATTLNANTDKLVADLKNLSEAYTSGLATCQRKDFVTSHAAFAYLARDYGLTQIPIAGIDATEEPTAARIAEVQKLAKQSGVTTIFFETLVSPAVAKSIAGDLGLKSAVLDPIEGITANSAGTNYLEVMQSNLKALQEANGCS is encoded by the coding sequence ATGAAGATCACTCAGGGTGCCCGGATCGCCGGGCTGGCCAGCGCCGTGGTTCTCCTCGCCGGGTGCACCACCGGCGCACCGGCCGCCACCACGTCCGCCGCTTCCTCGGGCAGCGCGGCTGCCCCCACCACCACCACGCTGAAGCTCACCGTTGCCGCCTACCCGCTGGAGTTCCTGGCGCAGCGGATCGCTGGCGACTCCGCCACCGTGACCAACCTGACCGCACCGGGCGCCGAGCCGCACGATCTCGAACTCACCGCCAAGCAGATGGCCGACCTGGGTTCCTCCGATGCGCTGATCTACATCGCCGGCTTCCAGGCAGCCGTGGACGACGCCCTCAAGGCCTCCCCGCCGAAGCTGGCCATCGACGCCTCCACCGGCCTGGCGCTGCTTGACCCGGCCGCCGCTGAAGAGGGCGAGGCTCCTAAGCCCGGCGCCCATGACCCGCACATCTGGCTGTCTCCGGCCAACATGATCACGATGGCCAAGACCGTCGACACCGCACTCAGCCAGGCCCATCCCGAACTGGCGACAACCCTGAACGCCAACACCGACAAGCTGGTCGCCGACCTGAAGAACCTCAGTGAGGCCTACACCAGCGGCCTGGCCACCTGCCAGCGCAAGGACTTCGTCACCAGCCACGCAGCCTTCGCCTACCTGGCCCGCGACTACGGCCTGACCCAGATCCCGATCGCCGGTATCGACGCCACCGAGGAGCCCACGGCGGCCCGGATCGCCGAGGTACAGAAGCTGGCCAAGCAGTCCGGGGTGACTACGATCTTCTTCGAGACCCTTGTCTCGCCCGCGGTCGCCAAGTCGATCGCCGGGGACCTGGGGCTGAAGTCGGCGGTACTGGATCCGATCGAGGGCATCACCGCCAACTCGGCCGGCACTAACTACCTTGAAGTGATGCAGTCCAACCTGAAGGCGCTACAGGAGGCGAACGGATGCAGCTAG